A genomic segment from Acuticoccus sediminis encodes:
- the phaZ gene encoding polyhydroxyalkanoate depolymerase: protein MYYQLYELNHAILSPARALNDAVRLYYKNPLNPLTYTQFGRQIAAATDVFERITRRYAKPEFGLTHTDVNGMRCSVTEEIVWERAFCKLIHFRRELPEGTPQQPHVVIVAPMSGHYATLLRGTVEALLPHFDVYITDWADARMVPLSAGTFDFADYVDYVSEITQHFGGNVHLVAVCQPTVPVFVAVSLMEQDGSPSPKSVTMMGGPLDTRESPTEVNTYAANHDLDWFRRNVVMTVPLPHPGFMRPVYPGFLQLTGFMTMNLDRHLAAHYDYFDHLVEGDGDSADKHRDFYDEYLSVMDLTAEFYLETVDYVFLRQLLPRGEMEHRGRKVEPNVIARTPLFTVEGEKDDISGIGQTRAAHRMTPNLPAERHQHHEQPSVGHYGVFNGSRFRKDIAPRIVEFVYRWNGPDAGAFPAYNAGITPDLVEAMIQEAKVDVRQPARRKVKLPAHAPVAAQAAARSFGVGSDHMEVNSDLTHLPATMDKATRMLHRPFEQSAGVAADTADAMSAAVEATISSTTAAFEAAVDATERASNVSQGMAETLAGSIMQATEALARSAHDMTRLTPSDIANVTEFADIVAATAEEAAEALEESAETLAETAAAVTEAPAEAVAAPASDTIAAPAGETVVDAAEVVAETEEKAADAAADVTEATAETAKAAADTAATPAEDLVDAAPETAEAVAAPGTGTGTATGEATAPGSAESKAKPAEPVAQTPDVPAEAAKPVEAAPEAALTPKPAAPKGPRAKAAPAAAAVSKSVPAPTPAKSAPAKPANQKAAAKPAADSTAVTAAPATAPAPAAPEAAKAEPAPDATAPAASQPRAAEPAPTPAPEAEAATPVPAVAKAPPAKAKPVKAAAPKLAQPKPAQAKPGQSKPVPAKAPAASAAPAKAPAPKATPAAPAAAAPAPAKAGVAKPAQPKAAPAKRNAKPAAVKRAPAKGTDTAGPKTPPRKDK from the coding sequence ATGTATTACCAACTCTATGAGCTGAACCACGCTATCCTCAGTCCCGCCCGCGCGCTCAACGACGCCGTTCGGCTCTACTACAAGAACCCGCTCAACCCCCTCACGTATACCCAGTTCGGCCGGCAGATTGCCGCGGCGACCGACGTGTTCGAGCGGATCACCCGCCGGTACGCCAAACCCGAATTCGGCCTTACCCACACCGACGTCAACGGGATGCGCTGCAGCGTCACCGAGGAGATCGTCTGGGAGCGGGCGTTCTGCAAGCTCATTCACTTCAGGCGCGAGCTCCCCGAGGGCACGCCGCAACAGCCCCACGTCGTCATCGTCGCGCCGATGTCGGGTCACTACGCCACGCTCCTGCGCGGCACCGTCGAGGCGCTGCTGCCGCACTTCGACGTCTACATCACCGACTGGGCCGACGCGCGCATGGTCCCCCTCTCGGCCGGCACCTTCGACTTCGCCGACTACGTCGACTACGTCTCCGAGATCACTCAGCATTTCGGCGGTAACGTGCACCTCGTCGCGGTCTGCCAGCCGACCGTGCCGGTGTTCGTCGCCGTCTCGCTGATGGAGCAGGACGGCAGTCCGAGCCCGAAGTCCGTCACCATGATGGGCGGCCCGCTCGACACGCGAGAGAGCCCGACCGAGGTCAACACCTACGCCGCCAACCACGATCTCGACTGGTTCCGCCGCAACGTCGTCATGACGGTGCCGCTGCCGCATCCGGGCTTCATGCGGCCGGTCTACCCGGGCTTCCTGCAGCTCACCGGGTTCATGACCATGAACCTCGACCGGCACCTCGCCGCCCACTACGACTATTTCGACCACCTCGTCGAAGGCGACGGCGACAGCGCCGACAAGCACCGCGACTTCTACGACGAGTACCTCTCCGTCATGGATCTCACCGCCGAGTTCTACCTCGAGACGGTGGACTACGTGTTCCTGCGCCAGCTCCTGCCGCGCGGCGAGATGGAGCACCGCGGCCGCAAGGTCGAGCCGAACGTGATCGCGAGGACCCCGCTCTTCACCGTCGAGGGCGAGAAGGACGACATCTCCGGCATCGGCCAGACCCGCGCCGCGCACCGGATGACGCCGAACCTCCCGGCCGAGCGCCACCAGCACCACGAGCAGCCGAGCGTCGGCCACTACGGCGTCTTCAACGGCTCGCGCTTCCGCAAGGATATCGCGCCCCGGATCGTCGAGTTCGTCTACCGCTGGAACGGCCCCGACGCGGGCGCCTTCCCGGCGTACAACGCCGGCATCACCCCGGATCTCGTCGAGGCGATGATCCAGGAGGCGAAGGTCGACGTGAGGCAGCCGGCGCGCCGCAAGGTAAAGCTGCCCGCGCACGCCCCGGTGGCCGCGCAGGCCGCCGCGCGCAGCTTCGGCGTCGGCTCGGACCACATGGAGGTCAACTCCGACCTCACCCATCTGCCGGCCACGATGGACAAGGCCACGCGGATGCTGCACCGCCCGTTCGAGCAGTCCGCCGGCGTCGCGGCCGATACCGCCGACGCGATGTCCGCCGCCGTCGAGGCGACGATCTCCAGCACCACCGCCGCATTTGAGGCGGCCGTGGACGCGACGGAGCGCGCCAGCAACGTCAGCCAGGGCATGGCCGAGACGCTCGCCGGTTCGATCATGCAGGCGACCGAGGCACTGGCCCGGTCCGCGCATGACATGACACGGCTGACCCCGTCCGACATCGCGAACGTCACCGAGTTCGCCGACATCGTCGCCGCCACAGCCGAGGAGGCCGCCGAGGCCCTCGAGGAATCGGCCGAGACGCTCGCCGAAACCGCCGCGGCGGTCACCGAGGCTCCGGCCGAGGCTGTCGCGGCTCCGGCGAGCGACACGATCGCGGCCCCGGCCGGCGAAACCGTCGTGGACGCGGCCGAGGTCGTCGCGGAGACGGAAGAAAAGGCCGCCGACGCTGCGGCGGACGTGACCGAGGCCACGGCCGAGACGGCCAAGGCCGCGGCGGACACCGCCGCCACGCCCGCCGAGGACCTCGTGGACGCCGCGCCGGAAACCGCCGAGGCAGTGGCCGCGCCCGGGACCGGGACCGGGACCGCGACCGGAGAAGCGACCGCTCCGGGCAGCGCCGAGAGCAAGGCGAAGCCCGCCGAGCCGGTGGCCCAGACCCCCGACGTTCCCGCCGAAGCCGCGAAGCCGGTCGAAGCGGCTCCGGAAGCGGCGCTGACCCCGAAGCCGGCCGCCCCCAAGGGACCCCGCGCGAAGGCCGCCCCGGCGGCAGCGGCGGTGTCGAAGTCGGTCCCCGCCCCGACGCCGGCCAAAAGCGCTCCGGCCAAGCCCGCTAACCAGAAGGCGGCCGCCAAGCCCGCAGCCGATAGCACCGCCGTGACGGCCGCCCCGGCCACGGCGCCGGCACCTGCGGCACCCGAGGCAGCAAAAGCCGAACCTGCGCCGGACGCGACGGCACCGGCGGCATCGCAGCCGCGGGCCGCCGAGCCGGCACCCACGCCGGCCCCCGAGGCCGAAGCGGCGACACCGGTTCCGGCGGTCGCGAAGGCCCCTCCCGCCAAGGCGAAGCCCGTGAAGGCGGCGGCACCCAAGCTCGCCCAACCCAAACCCGCTCAGGCCAAGCCCGGTCAGTCCAAACCCGTGCCCGCCAAGGCGCCCGCAGCCAGTGCGGCCCCGGCCAAGGCCCCTGCGCCGAAGGCGACGCCGGCGGCCCCTGCCGCCGCGGCACCGGCCCCGGCGAAGGCGGGAGTGGCGAAGCCCGCCCAGCCGAAGGCCGCGCCCGCAAAGCGCAACGCGAAGCCTGCGGCCGTGAAGCGCGCGCCGGCGAAGGGAACCGACACCGCGGGCCCGAAAACGCCGCCGCGCAAGGACAAGTAG
- a CDS encoding quaternary amine ABC transporter ATP-binding protein — translation MSLIEVKNVTKIFGPHPKEALEQYRAGLSKEELLAQTGHTLGLSDVSLTIEKGEIFVIMGLSGSGKSTLIRHFNRLIDPTDGHILVNGEDVVTMSGRELEQFRRTKMSMVFQRFGLMPHRTVLQNVAYGLRVRGVSRAEREEKAMEWIERVGLAGYEAQYPTQLSGGMQQRVGLARALATDAEILLMDEAFSALDPLIRSQMQDQLIELQSELGKTIVFITHDLDEALRIGDHIAILKDGRLSQVGTPPEILLRPADDYVTDFVRDVNRARVLTVETVMKPPKMRLTGENIDHALEEMRRTGVTYGYVVEDERFRGVATQESLEAALSSQDNRNLYEIAEEGPTLSAADALEAALPAALEAVYPLPVVDEEGKLMGIVSPSEMSSALTPPKSPSPAEPANDTGEPTPAGRAVGEAGTLPEKEKLEG, via the coding sequence ATGTCTCTGATCGAAGTCAAGAACGTCACCAAGATCTTCGGCCCGCACCCCAAGGAGGCGCTGGAGCAGTACCGCGCCGGCCTGTCCAAGGAGGAGCTGCTGGCGCAGACCGGGCACACGCTCGGCCTCTCGGACGTGTCGCTCACCATCGAGAAGGGCGAGATCTTCGTCATCATGGGCCTGTCGGGGTCCGGCAAGTCCACCCTGATCCGCCATTTCAACCGCCTCATCGACCCGACGGACGGGCATATCCTCGTGAACGGCGAGGACGTCGTCACGATGTCCGGGCGCGAGCTCGAGCAGTTCCGCCGCACCAAGATGTCGATGGTCTTCCAGCGCTTCGGCCTGATGCCGCACCGCACCGTCCTGCAGAACGTTGCCTACGGCCTGCGCGTCCGCGGCGTCTCGCGCGCCGAGCGCGAGGAGAAGGCGATGGAGTGGATCGAGCGCGTCGGCCTCGCGGGCTACGAGGCGCAGTACCCGACGCAGCTCTCCGGCGGCATGCAGCAGCGCGTCGGCCTCGCCCGCGCGCTCGCGACCGACGCCGAGATCCTGCTGATGGACGAGGCGTTCTCCGCCCTCGACCCCCTGATCCGCAGCCAGATGCAGGACCAGCTGATCGAGCTGCAGTCCGAGCTCGGCAAGACAATCGTCTTCATCACCCACGACCTCGACGAGGCGCTCCGCATCGGCGACCACATCGCGATCCTCAAGGACGGCCGCCTCAGCCAGGTCGGGACCCCGCCGGAGATCCTGCTGCGCCCGGCCGACGACTACGTGACGGACTTCGTGCGCGACGTGAACCGCGCCCGCGTCCTCACCGTCGAGACGGTGATGAAGCCGCCGAAGATGCGCCTCACCGGCGAGAACATCGACCACGCGCTGGAGGAGATGCGGCGCACCGGCGTCACGTACGGCTACGTCGTCGAGGACGAGCGGTTCCGCGGCGTCGCCACGCAGGAGAGCCTGGAGGCCGCGCTGTCCTCGCAGGACAACCGCAACCTCTACGAAATCGCCGAGGAGGGGCCGACCCTGTCCGCCGCCGACGCGCTGGAGGCCGCGCTCCCGGCCGCCCTCGAGGCCGTCTACCCGCTCCCGGTGGTCGACGAGGAGGGCAAGCTCATGGGCATCGTCTCGCCGAGCGAGATGTCCTCGGCCCTGACGCCGCCGAAGTCGCCGTCGCCTGCGGAGCCCGCGAACGACACCGGGGAGCCGACGCCGGCCGGCCGCGCCGTGGGCGAGGCGGGCACGCTGCCCGAGAAGGAGAAGCTCGAAGGCTGA
- a CDS encoding ABC transporter permease, with translation MSDLWLGWPTEILILLIAVVVGVFVDRATANRATAVAAGAGTFIVIQLLGSLSLDTLFFDGDVGRSIRGATNDFIEWLVINYGNVFEAISDPVLKALVWLEHLLRDAPVPVVLFVVGILGYVASHRLTLAVGMAVALWFVGMLGLWEQAMQTVAIMLVSVAIAIIIGIPVGVLNARSDTARSFINPVLDLMQTIPSFVYLIPALMLFGLGNVSAVLATVIYATPPLIRLTDLGIRYVDREVVEASRAFGATRWQMLTGVQIPLAMPSIMQGINQTVMMALAMVVIGSMIGARGVGQTVLVGLQRNDAGQGLIGGIAIVMLAIVFDRISQAAGARAQKHRTVAH, from the coding sequence ATGTCTGATCTCTGGCTGGGCTGGCCGACAGAAATTCTGATCCTCCTCATCGCGGTCGTCGTCGGCGTCTTCGTGGACCGGGCGACGGCCAACCGCGCCACGGCCGTCGCCGCCGGTGCCGGCACGTTCATCGTCATCCAGCTCCTCGGCTCGCTGTCGCTCGACACCCTCTTCTTCGACGGCGACGTCGGCCGCAGCATCCGCGGTGCCACGAACGACTTCATCGAGTGGCTCGTCATCAACTACGGCAACGTGTTCGAGGCCATCTCCGACCCGGTGCTCAAGGCCCTCGTCTGGCTCGAGCACCTGCTCCGCGACGCGCCGGTTCCCGTGGTCCTCTTCGTCGTCGGCATCCTCGGCTACGTCGCCTCGCACCGCCTCACCCTCGCCGTCGGCATGGCGGTGGCGCTGTGGTTCGTCGGCATGCTCGGCCTCTGGGAGCAGGCGATGCAGACGGTCGCGATCATGCTCGTCTCCGTCGCGATCGCGATCATCATCGGCATCCCCGTCGGCGTCCTCAACGCCCGGTCGGACACCGCACGGTCGTTCATCAACCCGGTGCTCGACCTGATGCAGACGATCCCGAGCTTCGTCTACCTGATCCCGGCGCTGATGCTGTTCGGCCTCGGCAACGTCTCCGCGGTGCTCGCCACCGTGATCTACGCGACGCCGCCGCTGATCCGCCTGACCGACCTCGGCATCCGTTACGTGGACCGCGAGGTGGTGGAGGCGAGCCGCGCCTTCGGTGCCACCCGCTGGCAGATGCTGACGGGCGTGCAGATCCCGCTCGCCATGCCCTCCATCATGCAGGGTATCAACCAGACCGTCATGATGGCCCTTGCCATGGTGGTGATCGGCTCGATGATCGGCGCGCGCGGCGTCGGCCAGACCGTCCTCGTCGGCCTGCAGCGCAACGACGCCGGGCAGGGACTGATCGGTGGCATCGCCATCGTGATGCTCGCCATCGTGTTCGACCGCATCAGCCAGGCGGCCGGCGCGCGCGCCCAGAAGCACCGCACCGTTGCGCACTGA
- a CDS encoding ActR/PrrA/RegA family redox response regulator transcription factor: MDAMPQAAPAKAVDGSRLLIVDDDAAFGQRLARAMEKRGFVTDVAESAQDAGHMAERNPPDYAVVDMRLGDGNGLEVVERIRRRKPDARAVILTGYGNIATAVTAVKLGAVDYLAKPADADEVFSALTREVGERPEPPENPMSADRVRWEHIQRVYEMCDRNVSETARRLNMHRRTLQRILAKRAPR, encoded by the coding sequence ATGGACGCCATGCCGCAGGCCGCTCCGGCCAAGGCCGTCGATGGAAGCCGGCTCCTGATCGTGGATGACGATGCCGCTTTCGGCCAGCGCCTGGCACGGGCCATGGAAAAGCGCGGCTTCGTCACCGACGTCGCCGAGAGCGCACAGGACGCGGGCCACATGGCCGAGCGCAATCCGCCCGACTACGCCGTGGTGGACATGCGTCTGGGCGACGGCAACGGCCTCGAGGTCGTCGAGCGCATCCGCCGCCGCAAGCCCGACGCGCGGGCGGTGATCCTGACCGGGTACGGCAACATCGCCACGGCCGTGACCGCGGTGAAGCTCGGCGCCGTCGACTATCTCGCGAAGCCGGCCGATGCCGACGAGGTGTTCTCGGCGCTGACCCGCGAAGTCGGCGAACGGCCGGAGCCGCCGGAGAACCCGATGTCGGCGGACCGCGTCCGCTGGGAGCACATCCAGCGCGTCTACGAGATGTGCGACCGGAACGTCTCCGAGACGGCACGCCGCCTCAACATGCACCGCCGCACGCTGCAGCGGATCCTCGCCAAGCGCGCTCCGCGCTGA
- a CDS encoding AMP-binding protein — protein sequence MTNLTSFDTYASARAGFRWPTPDRYNIATVACDVWAGSAPERTALVFADARGAPSPVSYKELARAVNRMANAFVHLGVGRGDRVAIQLGQRIETVAAHLAAYKLGAIAVPMAMLFGTEALGYRLTASGARLLVTTEEGAAKAPPTQAVVATVDGPSGEADLAALMARASDRCDPAATGPDDPALIIFTSGTTGPPKGAVHGHRVLLGHMPGVQMYQDLLPRPGDCFWTPADWAWAGGLLNVLLPSLAMGVPVVAQRAARFDPQESLDWAASAGVRNAFIPPTALRMMRDTRPGLTLRSAGSAGEPLGAETFLWAREHLGVTINEAYGQTECNLVLASCAGWGVAAPGVIGRPVPGHTVAIVDEDGIPLPDGVQGTIAVAAPDPVMFLGYWNDEEATAAKFRGEWLMTGDQGIAGPDGVTFVGRDDDLINSAGYRIGPGEIEDCLAGHPDVELSAVVGRPDALRGEIVVAFVKLRPGAARDAAQEKALKAFVRGRLSAHFYPREIMFVDDIPLTTSGKVIRRAFRSELAGTA from the coding sequence GTGACGAACCTGACCAGCTTCGACACCTATGCGTCCGCGCGTGCCGGCTTCCGGTGGCCGACGCCTGACCGGTACAATATCGCGACCGTCGCCTGCGACGTCTGGGCCGGGAGCGCGCCCGAGCGCACCGCGCTCGTCTTTGCCGACGCGCGCGGCGCCCCGAGCCCCGTGAGCTACAAGGAGCTGGCGCGCGCGGTGAACCGGATGGCGAACGCGTTCGTCCACCTCGGCGTGGGGCGCGGCGACCGGGTCGCGATCCAGCTCGGCCAGCGGATCGAGACGGTGGCGGCGCACCTCGCGGCCTACAAGCTGGGTGCGATCGCGGTGCCGATGGCGATGCTGTTCGGCACCGAGGCGCTCGGCTACCGATTGACCGCCTCCGGTGCCAGGCTGCTCGTCACGACGGAAGAAGGCGCGGCGAAGGCGCCGCCGACGCAGGCTGTCGTCGCGACGGTCGACGGGCCATCGGGCGAAGCGGACCTCGCCGCGCTGATGGCCCGCGCCAGCGACCGCTGCGATCCCGCGGCGACGGGGCCGGACGATCCGGCCCTCATCATCTTCACCTCGGGCACGACCGGTCCGCCGAAGGGCGCGGTCCACGGGCACCGCGTGCTCCTCGGCCACATGCCGGGGGTGCAGATGTACCAGGACCTCCTGCCCCGGCCCGGCGACTGCTTCTGGACGCCGGCGGACTGGGCGTGGGCCGGCGGGCTCCTCAACGTGCTCCTCCCCTCGCTCGCCATGGGCGTGCCGGTGGTGGCGCAGCGTGCGGCGCGGTTCGACCCGCAGGAGTCGCTCGACTGGGCGGCGTCGGCCGGCGTGCGAAACGCCTTCATCCCGCCGACGGCGCTCCGGATGATGCGCGACACGCGGCCCGGGCTCACGCTTCGCTCCGCCGGGTCGGCCGGCGAGCCGCTCGGCGCAGAGACCTTCCTGTGGGCGCGCGAGCATCTCGGCGTCACCATCAATGAGGCCTACGGGCAGACCGAGTGCAATCTGGTGCTGGCGAGTTGCGCCGGCTGGGGCGTCGCCGCGCCCGGCGTGATCGGCCGTCCGGTCCCGGGGCACACGGTGGCCATCGTCGACGAGGACGGCATCCCGCTCCCCGACGGCGTGCAGGGTACCATCGCGGTCGCCGCGCCCGATCCGGTGATGTTCCTCGGCTACTGGAACGACGAGGAAGCGACCGCGGCGAAGTTCCGCGGGGAGTGGCTGATGACCGGGGACCAGGGCATCGCGGGGCCCGACGGCGTGACGTTCGTCGGCCGCGACGACGACCTCATCAACTCGGCCGGCTACCGCATCGGCCCGGGCGAGATCGAGGACTGCCTCGCCGGCCATCCCGACGTGGAGCTCTCGGCCGTGGTCGGTCGGCCCGACGCGCTGCGCGGGGAGATCGTGGTCGCATTCGTGAAGCTGCGCCCGGGGGCAGCCCGTGACGCGGCGCAGGAGAAGGCGCTCAAGGCGTTCGTCCGTGGTCGCCTCTCGGCGCACTTCTACCCACGCGAGATCATGTTCGTGGACGACATCCCGCTGACGACGTCCGGCAAGGTCATCCGCCGCGCGTTCCGCAGCGAGTTGGCCGGCACAGCCTGA
- a CDS encoding sulfotransferase family 2 domain-containing protein, producing the protein MLFRPSKLPDSVRIRPPLYDPSFPYIVFWSQKSGCTTVVKWFFAQLGLLDEALAYSNWIHDYEGQVFKKRKFYKREVAEALRSGTHKAVKVVRDPMARAPSSFLVLAERGAILERRHHWAQDHWTLVNDWLAERGRPVEPGLTFLDHLEMVREFEAKEAHSINQHISPQYVAGEEEFLNEVIPIERFADWATGIAGTDGIKDVDMNALGESRHHHQVTERRTKMFAENAETIPIERGAFANGKFPSSKVFINERTQPIIRDTYKVDFDNYGHLYGH; encoded by the coding sequence ATGCTCTTCAGGCCATCCAAACTGCCGGACAGTGTTCGTATCCGTCCGCCGCTCTACGACCCTTCGTTTCCGTATATCGTTTTCTGGAGCCAGAAGTCGGGCTGTACCACCGTCGTAAAGTGGTTCTTCGCCCAGCTCGGCCTCCTGGACGAGGCCCTGGCCTATTCCAACTGGATTCATGACTACGAAGGTCAGGTTTTCAAGAAGCGCAAGTTCTACAAGCGGGAGGTGGCGGAAGCGCTGAGGTCCGGCACGCACAAGGCCGTCAAGGTCGTGCGCGATCCGATGGCCCGGGCGCCGAGCTCGTTCCTCGTCCTCGCCGAGCGCGGCGCCATCCTCGAGCGGCGGCACCACTGGGCCCAGGACCACTGGACCCTCGTCAACGACTGGCTCGCCGAGCGCGGCAGACCGGTCGAGCCCGGACTCACCTTCCTCGACCATCTGGAGATGGTGAGGGAGTTCGAGGCGAAGGAGGCGCACTCCATCAACCAGCACATCTCGCCGCAGTATGTCGCCGGGGAGGAGGAGTTCCTGAACGAGGTCATCCCGATCGAGCGGTTCGCCGACTGGGCGACCGGGATCGCCGGGACCGACGGCATCAAGGACGTGGACATGAACGCCCTCGGCGAGTCCCGCCACCACCACCAGGTGACGGAGCGGCGCACGAAGATGTTCGCCGAGAACGCCGAGACGATCCCGATCGAGCGCGGCGCGTTCGCCAACGGCAAGTTCCCGTCGTCGAAGGTGTTCATCAACGAGCGCACGCAGCCGATCATCCGCGACACCTACAAGGTCGACTTCGACAATTACGGCCACCTCTACGGGCACTGA
- a CDS encoding ActS/PrrB/RegB family redox-sensitive histidine kinase codes for MTEGTAVLSVRERVVRVRTLLLLRWLAILGQLTAILFVGVFLDFDMPLSACLGLVALSAWSNVFLRVKFADNRQMSESWTAGVMAFDIAQLALQLGLTGGLTNPFALLLIAPVMVSATTLSASRTMTLGAFVLLSATMLVVAHEPLPWYSGEHYSPPFLFIGGIWLSLVCSLIFMGSYAFRVSEENRQLADALGATEVILQREMNLHALDGLAAAAAHELGTPLATILVVSKEMERELPPDSPLAEDVALLRSQTERCREILGRLKNLGDDSDSPLVRLNVRTLIEEVAEPHRGAGVEIQVELNGDLSDQPLVARNPAIHYGLGNLVENAVDFAETLVRITATWTSERLTIVIADDGPGFADDVLDRIGDPYVSRRREDQRGGGMGLGIFIAKTLLERTGATVKFEARDGATVTVAWPRRTLWPTLPSGH; via the coding sequence GTGACTGAAGGAACTGCCGTCCTGAGCGTTCGTGAACGCGTGGTGCGCGTTCGGACGCTGCTGCTTTTGCGATGGCTCGCCATTTTGGGTCAGCTTACCGCGATCCTTTTCGTCGGCGTCTTTCTCGATTTCGACATGCCGTTGTCCGCCTGCCTCGGGCTCGTGGCGCTTTCGGCGTGGTCGAACGTGTTCCTGCGCGTCAAATTTGCCGATAACCGCCAGATGTCCGAGAGCTGGACGGCGGGTGTCATGGCATTCGACATCGCCCAGCTCGCCCTTCAGCTCGGATTAACTGGTGGCTTAACCAATCCCTTCGCGCTGTTGCTGATCGCGCCGGTGATGGTGTCGGCGACGACCTTGTCCGCCAGCCGCACCATGACCCTGGGAGCTTTCGTCCTGCTGTCGGCGACCATGCTGGTCGTCGCGCACGAGCCGCTCCCCTGGTACAGCGGCGAGCATTATAGCCCGCCGTTCCTGTTCATCGGCGGTATCTGGCTGTCACTGGTGTGCAGCCTGATCTTCATGGGCAGCTACGCCTTCCGCGTGTCGGAGGAAAATCGCCAGCTCGCGGATGCACTTGGCGCAACGGAGGTGATCCTGCAGCGCGAAATGAACCTGCACGCGCTCGACGGTCTCGCCGCCGCCGCCGCGCATGAGCTGGGCACCCCGCTCGCCACCATCCTCGTCGTCTCCAAGGAGATGGAGCGGGAGCTTCCGCCGGACAGCCCCCTCGCCGAAGACGTGGCGCTGCTGCGCTCCCAGACCGAGCGGTGCCGGGAAATCCTGGGCCGTCTCAAGAACCTGGGTGACGACTCGGACAGCCCGCTGGTGCGCCTCAACGTGCGCACGCTGATCGAGGAGGTGGCCGAGCCGCACCGCGGAGCGGGCGTGGAGATCCAGGTGGAGCTCAACGGCGACCTCAGCGATCAGCCGCTCGTGGCGCGCAACCCGGCCATTCACTACGGGCTCGGGAATCTTGTGGAGAACGCGGTGGATTTCGCCGAGACGCTGGTCCGCATCACCGCGACGTGGACGAGCGAGCGGCTCACCATCGTCATCGCCGACGACGGACCGGGCTTCGCCGACGACGTGCTCGACAGGATCGGCGACCCCTACGTCTCACGGCGGCGGGAGGACCAGCGGGGCGGCGGCATGGGCCTCGGCATCTTCATCGCGAAGACGCTGCTGGAGCGGACGGGGGCGACGGTGAAGTTCGAGGCGAGGGACGGCGCGACTGTGACGGTCGCGTGGCCGAGGCGCACTCTTTGGCCGACTCTGCCGTCAGGTCATTAA
- a CDS encoding ABC transporter substrate-binding protein, translated as MKNFVLAAGLLAAPALALVTPTAAMAQDDCDGLGRPVVFAGLDWDSNSFNNGIAAYILENGYGCDTESIPGSTIPLLNGMIRGDIDVTMEMWIPNVKDAWDKAAADGAVAEVGTSYPDATQAWYVPKFMVEGDDAPAAGLKSVADLPKFKDEFEDPEEPGKGRFYNCILGWGCEVLNTKKLRAYGLTEDYTNFRPGTGGALASAIESAVLRKKPILFYYWGPTWVLGKVGDQVVQLDEPAYDEAEWTALGDLAVEDVTADTPATAYPTISVSIAVNTDFQEAAPSLVDFLSKYELDAQTISKGLAYMQDESATADEAAEWWMKNNVETWKAWVPEEIAAKVESSLSS; from the coding sequence TTGAAGAATTTTGTGCTCGCGGCGGGCCTTCTGGCGGCGCCTGCGCTCGCGCTGGTGACACCCACCGCGGCCATGGCGCAGGACGACTGCGACGGGCTCGGCCGTCCGGTGGTCTTCGCCGGCCTCGACTGGGACTCCAACTCCTTCAACAACGGCATCGCCGCCTACATCCTGGAGAACGGGTACGGCTGCGACACCGAGTCGATCCCCGGGTCGACGATCCCGTTGCTCAACGGCATGATCCGCGGCGACATCGACGTCACGATGGAGATGTGGATCCCCAACGTGAAGGACGCGTGGGACAAGGCCGCCGCCGACGGCGCTGTCGCCGAGGTCGGCACCAGCTACCCGGACGCCACCCAGGCCTGGTACGTGCCGAAGTTCATGGTCGAGGGTGACGACGCCCCCGCCGCCGGCCTCAAGTCGGTCGCCGACCTGCCGAAGTTCAAGGACGAGTTCGAGGATCCCGAGGAGCCGGGCAAGGGCCGCTTCTACAACTGCATCCTCGGCTGGGGCTGCGAGGTGCTCAACACCAAGAAGCTGCGCGCCTACGGCCTGACCGAGGACTACACCAACTTCCGTCCCGGCACGGGCGGCGCCCTCGCGAGCGCCATCGAGTCGGCGGTCCTGCGCAAGAAGCCGATCCTGTTCTACTACTGGGGCCCGACCTGGGTGCTCGGCAAGGTGGGCGATCAGGTCGTCCAGCTGGACGAGCCGGCCTACGACGAGGCCGAGTGGACCGCGCTCGGCGACCTCGCCGTCGAGGACGTGACCGCCGACACCCCGGCGACCGCCTACCCGACCATCTCCGTCTCGATCGCCGTCAACACCGACTTCCAGGAGGCCGCGCCGTCGCTGGTCGACTTCCTCAGCAAGTACGAGCTCGACGCGCAGACCATCTCCAAGGGCCTCGCCTACATGCAGGACGAGTCCGCGACCGCCGACGAGGCGGCCGAGTGGTGGATGAAGAACAACGTCGAGACCTGGAAGGCCTGGGTTCCCGAGGAAATCGCCGCCAAGGTCGAGTCCTCGCTGAGCTCCTGA
- a CDS encoding DUF1150 family protein has product MRDTHENQARNISPQTLASLGTGHVAYVRSFLSEEVNEIFPQAPSMAPGQRLWALLSADGTPIVLADTAQAVIANAVENNLTTVSLH; this is encoded by the coding sequence ATGCGTGACACCCATGAGAACCAGGCGCGCAACATCAGCCCGCAAACGCTGGCGTCGCTCGGTACAGGCCACGTGGCCTACGTTCGGAGCTTCCTGTCGGAGGAAGTGAACGAGATCTTCCCTCAAGCGCCGTCCATGGCGCCGGGTCAGAGGCTGTGGGCGCTTCTGTCGGCGGACGGCACCCCGATCGTCCTCGCGGACACCGCCCAGGCGGTGATCGCCAACGCGGTCGAGAACAACCTCACCACGGTGAGCCTCCACTAA